The Elusimicrobiota bacterium DNA segment GCTTGCTTCTACTAGCTTCAGCAGTTCATTCTCGTCGAATACACGCCCGGCATACCTCACCATATCTTTCCCGGGTATAAACCTTCTATTCTTAAACTGTTTTTCGTAATGCTCAGTAACAATTTTCTTTAGGTCGTCATTCAACATGATTTTACCTCTTTACTCCCAGCCTCATACTCCTCAATCTGCCGAAGGCATATTGTATAAACATCTTTTTTCTGCTGATACTCTTTTGTCCACTCAACAATTTTTTCAATCGTATACTCAAGATTCCATACCGGCCGCCAGGATAGTAAATTTTTTGATTTTGAACAATCAAGTTTTAGATAATTCGCTTCATGCGGATGCTTACCCCTGTCAATTGAATACCCTGTGCCTGCAACACCCCATTTTTTGCATAACATTCTTACGATCCATTCAACGGGCTTAGCATCACTATCATCCGGCCCGAAGTTCCATCCTTCCGCGTATACACACCCTTTTTCGTACAACCTTTGCGCTAACAGCATATACCCTGATAAAGGTTCCAGCACATGCTGCCACGGGCGTATCGCCTGCGGGTTACGGATAAGAATATTTTTTTTCTTCAACAACGATTTGATACAGTCAGGAATCAACCGGTCTGCTGCCCAATCCCCCCCGCCAATAACGTTACCCGCCCGTGCGGATGCTAATGCCACGTTATGACTTTCCCCGTACTCTTTAGGATTAAAAAATGAGTTCCTGTAGGACGACGTCACAAGTTCGGAACACGCTTTACTATTAGAATACGGATCGTACCCGCCCATAGGCTCGTTCTCGCGGTAGCCCCACGGCCACTCTCTGTTTTCATAACACTTATCGGTGGTAACGTTAACTACGCTGCGTACTGTTTTAGATTTTCTCACAGCTTCAAAAAGATTTATAAGCCCCATCACGTTTATGTCATAAGTTTCCACCGGGTTTTTGTAGGATTCCCGTACCAGCGGCTGTGCTGCCATATGTATCACAACATCAGGTTTTGCTAACGCTAACGCTTTATTAAGTTTAACACTATCCCGAACATCACCGAT contains these protein-coding regions:
- the rfbG gene encoding CDP-glucose 4,6-dehydratase; amino-acid sequence: MAIRESAVESVVKPYVKSFWKNKRVFITGHTGFKGAWLSIWLNTLGAKVTGYALKPPTVPSIFNLCKLDDKIESIIGDVRDSVKLNKALALAKPDVVIHMAAQPLVRESYKNPVETYDINVMGLINLFEAVRKSKTVRSVVNVTTDKCYENREWPWGYRENEPMGGYDPYSNSKACSELVTSSYRNSFFNPKEYGESHNVALASARAGNVIGGGDWAADRLIPDCIKSLLKKKNILIRNPQAIRPWQHVLEPLSGYMLLAQRLYEKGCVYAEGWNFGPDDSDAKPVEWIVRMLCKKWGVAGTGYSIDRGKHPHEANYLKLDCSKSKNLLSWRPVWNLEYTIEKIVEWTKEYQQKKDVYTICLRQIEEYEAGSKEVKSC